The Flammeovirgaceae bacterium genome contains a region encoding:
- a CDS encoding insulinase family protein, which translates to MRYRVLITLTMVLLVVPLAAQKKKAKPAETQPAPVTEVKMQIPPPVKVTTVEGITEYKLHNGLRVLLFPDPSKQTITVNITYMVGSKHENYGETGMAHLLEHLVFKGTPRHPNIPQELTEHGARPNGTTWVDRTNYFETFNATEENLKWALDLEADRMVNSFIAKKDLESEMTVVRNEFEAGENSPFRVTMQRTMGAAYDWHNYGKSTIGARSDIENVSIDRLQAFYRKYYQPDNAVLVVAGKFEEGKTLDLVNQYFGVIPKPVRVIEPTYTADPVQDGERTVTVRRVGDVQLVMVAYRIPPGSHTDYAAVDVLANVLGTEPSGRLYKALVDTKKASSAGSFSFQWKEPGLLLNYAEVLKEKPLEDARAAMIKALDDVAKNPPTKEEVDRAKAEIAKQVDLMFNSSEQVGLALSEAIGAGDWRLLHLTRDRVAAVTVEDVARVAAHYLKPDNRTIGLFIPTEKPDRAEIPAAPDVDELVKNYKGKQNVAQGEAFDPSPANIESRTTRFTLPNEAKVALLPKKTRGESVRMNITIRLGDEKSLPGKNTAGQFAAGMLDKGTSKLTRQQIKDEFDRLKANVFFFGSSRIVTVSIETTRPNLAETINLVATVLKDPSFPADEFEKLKNEQLATIESQRSEPQAIAPNRFQRHINPYPKQDPRYVETFDESVASIKALKLDDVKAFYKSFYGFTSGTTVSVVGDFDEAEIKKLISDNFGNWKSPAPYKRIENKVIPVSVINESIETPDKANAMFIAGYNFELKDDNPDYPALLIGHYMLGGGFLNSRLAVRIRQKEGISYGVGSNVNVGSLDNASSFTAFAIYAPENAGKLEAAFMEEVKKVVTEGFTAEEVAAAKSGWLQQRTVSRAQDQSLASTLNNGMFLGRTLAWDENLEKAVSAVTVEQVNAAMKKHLDPSKINIIKAGDFAKAKAKAEGK; encoded by the coding sequence ATGAGATACCGTGTATTAATTACCCTGACCATGGTGCTGCTGGTTGTGCCATTGGCTGCCCAGAAAAAGAAAGCCAAGCCTGCTGAAACCCAGCCCGCACCAGTTACTGAAGTAAAAATGCAGATACCGCCACCGGTTAAAGTAACCACCGTGGAAGGCATTACAGAATACAAACTTCACAACGGCCTGCGCGTACTGTTATTCCCTGATCCGAGTAAACAAACCATTACCGTTAACATTACCTACATGGTGGGCTCCAAGCACGAAAACTACGGTGAAACCGGCATGGCCCACCTGCTGGAGCACCTCGTATTTAAGGGTACCCCGCGCCATCCCAACATTCCGCAGGAACTCACCGAACACGGTGCCCGGCCCAACGGCACCACCTGGGTTGACCGCACCAACTACTTCGAAACCTTTAATGCCACCGAAGAAAACCTGAAATGGGCCCTTGACCTGGAGGCCGACCGCATGGTGAACAGTTTTATCGCCAAGAAGGATCTGGAAAGTGAAATGACAGTGGTGCGCAACGAATTTGAAGCAGGAGAAAACAGCCCGTTCAGGGTTACCATGCAACGTACCATGGGCGCTGCCTACGACTGGCACAATTACGGCAAATCAACCATTGGCGCACGGTCTGATATTGAAAACGTTTCGATTGACCGCCTGCAGGCTTTTTACAGAAAATATTACCAACCCGATAATGCCGTACTGGTTGTGGCCGGCAAGTTTGAAGAAGGCAAAACGCTTGACCTGGTTAACCAGTACTTCGGGGTTATTCCAAAACCGGTTCGGGTAATTGAACCCACCTACACAGCCGATCCGGTTCAGGATGGCGAACGCACCGTAACAGTACGCAGGGTTGGCGATGTACAACTGGTGATGGTCGCCTACCGGATCCCTCCCGGATCGCATACCGATTATGCTGCCGTTGACGTGTTGGCTAATGTACTCGGTACTGAACCCTCCGGCCGCCTGTACAAAGCACTTGTCGATACCAAAAAGGCAAGTTCTGCCGGCTCATTCAGTTTTCAGTGGAAGGAGCCCGGGCTACTGCTGAACTATGCCGAAGTACTGAAGGAAAAACCGCTGGAAGATGCCCGTGCTGCCATGATTAAAGCACTTGATGATGTTGCTAAAAATCCGCCCACCAAAGAAGAAGTGGACAGAGCCAAAGCAGAAATTGCCAAGCAGGTTGACCTGATGTTCAACTCTTCAGAACAGGTGGGCCTCGCATTAAGCGAAGCCATTGGCGCTGGCGACTGGCGGTTGCTGCATCTCACCCGCGACCGGGTTGCAGCCGTAACGGTAGAAGATGTAGCGCGCGTAGCTGCCCACTACCTTAAACCGGATAACCGCACAATCGGGTTATTTATTCCAACGGAAAAACCCGATCGGGCCGAGATACCGGCCGCTCCGGATGTGGATGAACTGGTAAAAAATTACAAGGGAAAACAGAACGTGGCCCAGGGCGAAGCCTTTGATCCTTCGCCTGCCAACATCGAATCGCGCACCACACGCTTTACATTACCCAACGAAGCTAAAGTGGCCCTGCTGCCCAAGAAAACGCGTGGTGAGTCAGTCCGTATGAACATCACCATCCGGTTAGGCGATGAAAAATCGCTGCCCGGCAAAAACACAGCCGGCCAATTTGCTGCCGGCATGCTCGACAAGGGAACATCCAAGTTAACCCGCCAGCAGATTAAAGATGAATTCGACCGGCTGAAAGCCAATGTATTTTTCTTTGGCTCTTCGCGGATTGTAACCGTTTCTATCGAAACAACAAGGCCGAACCTGGCCGAAACCATTAACCTGGTGGCCACGGTGCTGAAAGACCCGTCCTTCCCTGCCGATGAATTTGAAAAACTAAAAAATGAACAACTGGCCACCATCGAATCGCAGCGAAGTGAACCACAGGCCATCGCCCCGAATCGTTTTCAGCGCCACATCAATCCGTACCCGAAACAAGATCCGCGCTATGTAGAAACTTTCGATGAATCGGTAGCCTCCATCAAGGCATTGAAACTGGATGACGTAAAGGCTTTCTATAAATCGTTCTACGGATTCACCAGCGGCACAACCGTAAGCGTAGTGGGCGATTTTGATGAAGCCGAGATTAAAAAACTAATTTCCGACAATTTCGGCAACTGGAAGTCACCGGCCCCATACAAGCGGATTGAGAATAAAGTAATTCCGGTTTCTGTAATTAATGAATCCATCGAAACCCCGGATAAAGCCAATGCCATGTTTATTGCCGGTTACAATTTTGAACTGAAAGACGACAACCCGGACTACCCGGCCTTACTCATCGGCCACTACATGTTGGGTGGCGGCTTCCTCAACTCCCGGCTGGCGGTGCGCATCCGGCAAAAAGAAGGCATCAGTTACGGAGTGGGTTCAAATGTAAACGTGGGCTCATTGGATAACGCCTCCTCGTTTACCGCTTTTGCCATTTACGCTCCTGAAAATGCCGGGAAACTGGAAGCGGCTTTTATGGAAGAAGTTAAAAAAGTGGTGACTGAAGGCTTTACAGCCGAAGAAGTAGCTGCTGCCAAATCAGGGTGGTTACAACAGCGCACGGTAAGCCGGGCGCAGGATCAGAGCCTGGCAAGCACCCTAAATAACGGTATGTTTCTGGGCCGCACACTGGCCTGGGATGAAAACCTTGAAAAAGCAGTGAGTGCAGTAACGGTTGAACAGGTGAATGCCGCCATGAAGAAGCATCTTGATCCATCAAAAATTAATATTATAAAAGCTGGCGATTTCGCTAAGGCCAAAGCCAAAGCGGAAGGAAAGTGA
- a CDS encoding ATP-binding cassette domain-containing protein: MSYDGKPVIEVDKLWKAFGANQVLKGFSMKLFPEENVVVMGKSGSGKSVLIKCIIGLLPVDKGKLLVLGKNIPELNQKELDRLRMDVGFQFQGSALYDSMTVRENLEFPLRRHSEKLRGSDRNKLVQEALENVGLLHAIDMMPAELSGGMKKRVALARTIIMRPKIILYDEPTSGLDPVTGKEISSLMNNIKELYKASSIIITHDLACARITGNRMIILHDGINYAESTFEKLSQSADEPVKAFFA, from the coding sequence ATGAGTTATGATGGAAAACCGGTAATTGAAGTTGACAAACTGTGGAAGGCCTTTGGTGCTAATCAGGTACTGAAGGGCTTTTCAATGAAACTGTTTCCGGAAGAAAATGTGGTTGTAATGGGCAAGTCGGGTTCAGGAAAGTCGGTGCTTATTAAATGCATTATTGGCTTGTTACCTGTTGATAAAGGAAAACTGCTGGTGCTTGGAAAAAATATTCCGGAGTTAAACCAAAAAGAACTTGACCGGCTCCGGATGGATGTGGGCTTTCAATTTCAGGGAAGCGCCCTGTACGACTCCATGACCGTTCGCGAAAATCTGGAATTCCCGTTGCGGAGGCATTCTGAAAAACTTCGCGGAAGCGACCGCAACAAACTGGTACAGGAAGCGCTTGAAAATGTAGGGCTTTTGCATGCCATCGATATGATGCCTGCTGAACTTTCGGGCGGCATGAAAAAAAGGGTAGCGCTTGCCCGCACCATAATTATGCGGCCCAAAATTATTCTGTACGATGAGCCCACCAGCGGACTGGACCCGGTTACCGGCAAGGAAATAAGCAGCCTGATGAACAACATAAAAGAACTCTATAAGGCTTCGTCTATTATTATCACACACGACCTTGCCTGTGCGCGCATTACCGGCAACCGGATGATTATTCTGCACGATGGTATAAATTATGCCGAATCAACTTTTGAAAAGTTAAGCCAATCGGCTGATGAACCCGTGAAAGCTTTTTTTGCTTAA
- a CDS encoding LON peptidase substrate-binding domain-containing protein: MSELTTIPMFPLAILPLPGELVPLHIFEPRYKQLLQDAENSDITFGIFFNHTLNEEKIGSLMKLESVIKRYPGGESDIIVKCVDVFSMETLFRTFRSKMYPGGDVRFWRVDLNELAGGKLSELFQQYMSQRKITRHQGFFSLYDVANQLSLDISERYRFLLSDHSGRQRFLTQKIKFQQYILDREYQSRDSYHLN; encoded by the coding sequence ATGAGCGAACTGACTACCATACCCATGTTTCCGCTGGCTATTTTGCCACTCCCGGGCGAGTTGGTGCCGTTGCACATTTTTGAGCCGCGGTATAAGCAGTTGCTGCAGGATGCCGAAAATTCCGACATCACATTTGGTATATTTTTTAATCATACACTGAATGAAGAAAAAATAGGATCGCTGATGAAGCTGGAAAGTGTGATCAAGCGCTATCCTGGTGGTGAATCGGACATTATTGTTAAATGTGTGGATGTATTCAGTATGGAAACACTATTCCGCACGTTCCGGTCGAAGATGTACCCGGGGGGTGATGTGCGTTTCTGGCGGGTTGATCTGAACGAACTGGCAGGAGGGAAGCTGAGTGAATTATTTCAGCAATACATGAGTCAGCGCAAAATCACACGGCATCAGGGGTTCTTCAGTTTATACGATGTAGCCAATCAACTGAGTCTTGATATTTCGGAGCGGTACCGGTTTTTGTTAAGTGATCACTCCGGACGGCAGCGATTTTTAACGCAGAAAATAAAATTCCAGCAGTATATCCTCGATCGGGAATATCAAAGCCGCGATTCGTATCATTTAAATTAA
- a CDS encoding methylmalonyl-CoA mutase family protein, which produces MPTETITQKKTDKPNLAGHQPPEPYKPKNKVRIVTAASLFDGHDAAINIMRRIIQATGCEVIHLGHDRSVEEVVNTAIQEDAQAIAMTSYQGGHMEYFKYMYDLLREKGAGHIKIFGGGGGVILPDEIKELMAYGITRIYSPDDGRAMGLQGMINDLVQKSDYPTGKTISNNEQLTTHNHLQIAQAISAAENYYEEHKNFFSDLNKKAAASKAPVLGITGTGGAGKSSMVDEIVRRFLLDFKDKTVGLLSVDPSKRKTGGALLGDRIRMNAINNPRVYMRSLATRQSNLALSAYVKEAIQVLKAAGFDLIILETSGIGQSDTEILDHSDVSLYVMTPEYGAATQLEKIDMLDFADVIALNKFDKRGALDALRDVKKQYQRNHQLWDKKPEEMPVFGTIASQFNDPGTNQLYKYIIDKIAGKTGAQFHSSFEITREMSEKVFVIPPHRTRYLSEISENNRKYDEWVTEQVKVAEKLYAISKTIESLTGIPSVNKESRMAKEESPVALSPQNDIVKVLQAEFDKIKLNLDPKNLQLIEAWSEKVKKYKEPIFKFKVRDKEIGIQTHTESLAHTQVPKVTLPKYSSWGDLLRWSLQENVPGEFPYTAGIYPFKREGEDPTRMFAGEGGPERTNRRFHYVSLAMPAKRLSTAFDSVTLYGNDPDYRPDIYGKIGNSGVSICCLDDAKKLYSGFNLADPKTSVSMTINGPAPMLLAYFMNAAIDQQCEIYIRKNGLEEDVKKKIAALYKGRENERPAYQGPLPKGNDGLGLMLLGVTGDQVLPKDVYEKIKTDTLMQVRGTVQADILKEDQAQNTCIFSTEFALRLMGDVQQYFIDKKVRNFYSVSISGYHIAEAGANPITQVAFTLANGFTYVEYYLSRGMDINAFAPNLSFFFSNGVDPEYAVIGRVARRIWAKALKHKYGADARSQMLKYHIQTSGRSLHAQEIDFNDIRTTLQALYAIYDNCNSLHTNAYDEAITTPTEESVRRAMAIQLIINKELGLAKNENPLQGSFIIEELTDLVEEAVLSEFDRITERGGVLGAMETMYQRGKIQEESLYYETLKHTGEYPIIGVNTFLSSKGSPTVLPQEVIRATTEEKEYQIAMLRNLHHFYADKAPVMLERVQHAAIQNKNIFEELMEAAKVCSLGQITRSLFEVGGQYRRNM; this is translated from the coding sequence ATGCCTACGGAAACAATAACCCAAAAAAAAACTGATAAACCCAACCTGGCCGGCCATCAGCCTCCCGAACCTTATAAGCCTAAAAACAAGGTACGTATTGTAACGGCCGCCAGCCTGTTTGATGGACACGATGCGGCCATCAACATCATGCGCAGAATCATCCAGGCTACGGGGTGCGAAGTCATCCACCTTGGGCACGACCGCAGCGTGGAAGAAGTGGTGAACACGGCCATCCAGGAAGATGCTCAGGCCATCGCCATGACCAGCTACCAGGGCGGGCATATGGAATACTTTAAATACATGTACGACCTGCTCAGGGAAAAAGGCGCAGGGCACATTAAAATTTTTGGTGGCGGTGGTGGGGTAATTCTGCCTGATGAGATCAAGGAACTGATGGCATACGGCATTACCCGCATTTATTCACCGGATGACGGCCGCGCCATGGGCCTTCAGGGAATGATTAATGACCTGGTGCAAAAGAGTGATTACCCAACCGGTAAAACAATTTCGAATAACGAACAATTAACAACCCATAACCACCTTCAAATTGCCCAGGCCATATCGGCTGCCGAAAATTACTACGAAGAACACAAGAATTTTTTTAGCGATCTCAACAAAAAGGCGGCTGCATCAAAAGCCCCTGTTCTTGGAATAACCGGCACAGGTGGTGCCGGAAAATCATCAATGGTGGATGAAATTGTAAGGCGGTTTTTACTTGACTTTAAAGATAAGACCGTTGGCCTGTTGTCGGTCGATCCCTCCAAACGAAAAACCGGTGGGGCCTTGCTGGGCGACCGCATCCGGATGAATGCCATTAACAACCCGCGTGTGTACATGCGCTCCCTGGCCACGCGCCAGTCTAACCTGGCGTTATCGGCTTATGTAAAAGAAGCCATACAGGTTTTGAAAGCAGCGGGGTTTGACTTAATCATTCTTGAAACCTCGGGCATCGGGCAAAGCGATACGGAAATTTTAGACCACAGCGATGTTTCGCTGTATGTGATGACGCCTGAATACGGAGCCGCTACACAACTTGAAAAAATCGACATGCTCGATTTTGCCGATGTAATCGCACTGAATAAGTTTGATAAACGGGGTGCACTGGATGCGCTTCGCGATGTAAAGAAGCAATACCAGCGCAACCACCAGCTTTGGGATAAAAAGCCCGAAGAGATGCCCGTATTCGGAACTATTGCTTCGCAGTTCAACGATCCGGGCACCAATCAATTGTACAAATACATTATTGATAAGATTGCCGGTAAAACCGGTGCTCAATTCCATTCATCCTTTGAAATCACTCGCGAAATGTCGGAAAAGGTGTTTGTTATACCTCCTCACCGTACCCGCTATCTAAGCGAAATTTCTGAAAACAACCGCAAGTACGATGAATGGGTTACCGAGCAGGTTAAAGTAGCCGAAAAACTGTATGCCATCAGTAAAACTATCGAATCGCTGACTGGTATTCCGAGCGTAAACAAGGAATCTCGTATGGCAAAAGAAGAATCTCCGGTGGCTCTGTCACCTCAGAATGATATTGTAAAAGTATTGCAGGCCGAATTCGATAAGATTAAACTAAACCTCGACCCCAAAAACCTGCAACTGATTGAAGCGTGGAGCGAAAAGGTAAAAAAATACAAAGAGCCCATTTTCAAATTCAAGGTACGCGACAAAGAAATTGGTATTCAAACCCACACCGAATCACTGGCTCATACACAAGTTCCAAAAGTTACGCTTCCAAAATACTCAAGCTGGGGCGATTTGCTGCGCTGGAGTTTACAGGAAAATGTGCCGGGCGAGTTCCCATATACCGCGGGTATCTATCCCTTCAAACGCGAGGGTGAAGACCCCACCCGTATGTTTGCCGGTGAAGGCGGGCCGGAAAGGACTAACCGAAGATTCCACTATGTTTCATTGGCCATGCCGGCCAAACGACTATCCACCGCTTTCGACTCGGTAACACTGTATGGAAATGATCCAGACTACCGACCGGATATTTACGGCAAAATCGGCAACTCAGGCGTGAGCATTTGTTGCCTGGACGATGCCAAGAAACTCTACAGCGGCTTTAACCTGGCCGACCCCAAAACATCGGTATCGATGACTATTAACGGTCCGGCACCGATGTTGCTGGCCTATTTTATGAATGCGGCCATCGACCAGCAATGCGAGATTTATATCCGCAAGAATGGCCTGGAAGAAGACGTAAAGAAAAAAATCGCTGCGCTTTACAAAGGCCGTGAAAATGAACGCCCCGCTTACCAGGGGCCGCTCCCAAAAGGCAATGACGGTTTAGGATTGATGTTACTGGGTGTTACCGGAGACCAGGTATTACCGAAAGACGTTTACGAAAAAATCAAGACCGATACGTTAATGCAGGTGCGCGGTACGGTACAGGCAGATATTTTAAAAGAAGATCAGGCCCAAAACACGTGTATCTTCTCTACCGAGTTTGCCCTTCGCCTGATGGGCGATGTGCAGCAATATTTTATTGACAAGAAAGTCAGGAATTTTTATTCCGTTTCCATTTCCGGTTATCACATTGCCGAAGCGGGTGCCAATCCGATAACACAAGTAGCCTTTACATTAGCCAATGGGTTCACCTATGTAGAGTACTATTTAAGCCGAGGGATGGACATTAACGCCTTTGCCCCGAACCTCTCCTTCTTCTTCAGCAACGGTGTTGACCCGGAATATGCCGTCATCGGCCGGGTGGCCCGGAGAATCTGGGCTAAAGCGCTAAAGCATAAATACGGTGCCGATGCTCGCTCGCAGATGCTGAAGTACCACATCCAGACCTCCGGCCGTTCGCTGCATGCCCAGGAAATTGATTTCAACGACATCCGCACCACGTTGCAGGCCCTTTATGCGATATACGATAACTGCAATTCGCTTCACACCAATGCGTACGATGAAGCAATTACCACACCCACTGAGGAGAGCGTGCGCAGGGCAATGGCTATTCAGCTCATTATAAATAAAGAGTTGGGTTTAGCTAAAAATGAAAATCCTTTGCAGGGCTCATTTATTATTGAAGAACTGACTGACCTTGTAGAAGAAGCGGTGCTATCGGAATTTGATCGCATCACCGAACGCGGTGGCGTACTGGGCGCTATGGAAACGATGTACCAGCGTGGCAAAATTCAGGAAGAAAGTTTGTATTACGAAACGCTGAAGCATACCGGAGAATACCCGATAATCGGGGTTAATACTTTTTTAAGTTCAAAAGGTTCTCCCACGGTATTACCGCAAGAGGTTATCCGCGCCACTACCGAAGAAAAAGAATACCAGATTGCCATGCTGCGCAACCTGCACCATTTTTATGCCGATAAAGCACCGGTAATGCTGGAACGCGTTCAACATGCCGCCATCCAAAACAAAAACATCTTTGAAGAACTGATGGAAGCGGCCAAAGTTTGTTCCCTCGGCCAGATAACCAGATCGCTGTTTGAAGTAGGCGGCCAATACCGGAGAAACATGTAG
- a CDS encoding MCE family protein — protein MENTTVRTIRLGILVTVGAALFTIAVYLIGQKQNMFSQTFKVRAQFNNVSGLQPGNNVRFSGITIGSVTKISILHDTVIEVEMRLKESMRPYIKHDAHASIGTDGLMGNMLVNISPGSERGTVVHDNDLIKTYSPIKTDDILQTLNVTNENAAMLTFDLLEITRQVKRGKGTVASLLYDTLLRNEIQRMARNLRETTEKTNRLVTQISRITTEVNQGRGAAGWLLNDTLTQHQVKATMANLQMTGKKLQAVTDTLQLMLQEIKSGRGTLHTLVYDTAMAGNLKKSIEAIRDGTVKFNETMEAMQRSAFLKKYFKEKEKKK, from the coding sequence ATGGAAAACACAACTGTTCGCACTATCCGCCTCGGAATTCTCGTTACCGTTGGAGCCGCCTTGTTTACCATTGCCGTTTACCTGATTGGCCAGAAACAAAATATGTTCAGTCAAACATTTAAAGTCCGGGCCCAATTCAACAACGTCAGCGGGCTGCAGCCGGGTAACAATGTGCGCTTTTCCGGAATCACTATCGGATCGGTAACAAAAATTTCCATTCTGCACGACACCGTTATTGAAGTTGAAATGCGCCTGAAGGAAAGTATGAGGCCCTACATAAAACACGATGCCCACGCCAGCATTGGTACCGATGGACTCATGGGAAATATGCTGGTAAACATCTCGCCCGGCAGTGAACGAGGAACCGTGGTGCATGATAACGATCTAATCAAAACGTATAGTCCCATAAAAACCGATGATATCCTTCAAACCCTGAATGTTACCAACGAGAATGCCGCCATGCTTACGTTTGATTTATTGGAAATTACGCGTCAGGTAAAACGTGGCAAAGGCACTGTGGCTTCATTACTCTATGATACCCTGCTTCGAAATGAAATCCAGCGGATGGCCCGCAACCTGCGTGAGACCACCGAGAAAACAAACCGGTTGGTTACACAGATTAGCCGGATTACCACTGAAGTCAATCAAGGGCGCGGTGCAGCAGGATGGCTGTTAAACGACACCCTTACTCAACACCAGGTTAAAGCCACAATGGCCAATTTACAGATGACCGGCAAAAAACTCCAGGCAGTAACTGATACACTTCAACTGATGCTCCAGGAAATAAAATCAGGCAGGGGAACACTGCACACACTTGTTTACGATACTGCCATGGCCGGCAACCTGAAAAAATCCATTGAGGCGATAAGAGACGGAACCGTTAAATTCAATGAAACCATGGAGGCTATGCAACGAAGCGCTTTCCTTAAAAAATACTTCAAAGAGAAAGAAAAAAAGAAGTGA
- a CDS encoding adenine phosphoribosyltransferase — MNFDRNLSQQLREAIRDIPDYPKPGIVFKDITPVLTDPELITQVIDALVRHARTFNVDAIVAIEARGFIFGGMLAHALNRPFVPVRKVGKLPYRTISRDYDLEYGSATVEMHEDAILKDWNVLVHDDLLATGGTAAAAGRLVQQAGGRVAGFSFLINLSFLPGEKKLVSEFGINPYCLVSF; from the coding sequence ATGAATTTTGACAGGAATCTTAGTCAGCAACTGCGGGAGGCAATCCGCGATATTCCTGACTACCCCAAACCAGGCATTGTATTCAAGGATATTACCCCGGTACTGACTGACCCGGAGTTGATTACGCAGGTTATAGATGCATTGGTTAGGCATGCCCGAACCTTTAATGTGGATGCTATTGTGGCCATTGAAGCGCGTGGTTTTATATTCGGAGGAATGCTGGCCCACGCACTAAACCGCCCGTTTGTACCGGTACGCAAGGTGGGCAAGCTTCCGTACCGCACTATTTCAAGGGATTATGACCTGGAATATGGCTCGGCCACCGTTGAGATGCATGAAGATGCTATTTTAAAGGATTGGAATGTTTTAGTACACGATGACCTGCTGGCTACCGGAGGCACCGCGGCAGCGGCCGGTCGCCTCGTACAGCAGGCAGGCGGGCGCGTGGCCGGCTTTTCTTTTCTGATTAATCTCTCCTTTCTGCCGGGTGAGAAAAAACTGGTGTCCGAATTTGGTATAAACCCTTATTGCCTGGTTTCGTTTTAA
- a CDS encoding ABC transporter permease, with amino-acid sequence MPGLHALKNYFAETGELALFTARYFREFLLPPYEFKELLRQCYLIGNKSLTLVGLTGFIMGIVLTLQTRPTLIEFGAESWMPSMVGIAIVREIGPVVTALICAGKIGSGIGAELASMKVTEQIDAMEVSGTNPFKYLVITRVTACILMLPVLVVLADFISLLGSSLVEHLKGGVSYQLYFSKVFEYLRFGDLIPSVSKSFFFGLAIGIVGCYKGFTSKKGTEGVGRTANAAVVISSMLVFVLDFIAVLITDIFYEL; translated from the coding sequence ATGCCCGGCCTGCACGCACTTAAAAACTATTTTGCCGAAACCGGTGAGTTAGCACTGTTTACCGCCCGGTATTTCCGTGAATTTCTTCTTCCGCCTTACGAGTTTAAAGAACTACTCAGGCAATGTTACCTGATTGGAAACAAATCGCTTACGCTGGTTGGGCTAACGGGGTTTATCATGGGCATCGTGCTTACCCTTCAAACGCGTCCCACGTTAATCGAGTTTGGAGCTGAGTCATGGATGCCCAGCATGGTGGGCATTGCCATTGTTCGCGAAATAGGCCCGGTAGTTACTGCACTAATCTGTGCGGGTAAAATTGGTTCCGGCATCGGAGCCGAACTGGCTTCTATGAAAGTAACCGAGCAGATCGATGCCATGGAAGTTTCCGGTACCAACCCGTTTAAGTACCTGGTTATTACGCGGGTTACTGCGTGCATTTTAATGTTACCCGTGCTGGTTGTGCTGGCCGATTTCATCAGCCTGCTTGGTTCATCATTAGTGGAGCATTTAAAAGGAGGCGTGAGCTATCAGTTGTATTTCAGCAAAGTATTTGAGTATCTCCGGTTTGGCGATCTTATCCCTTCGGTCTCGAAATCTTTTTTCTTCGGATTGGCCATCGGTATTGTGGGTTGTTATAAAGGGTTTACATCAAAAAAAGGAACCGAAGGCGTGGGCCGCACAGCCAATGCTGCAGTAGTTATCAGTTCCATGCTGGTATTCGTACTTGATTTTATTGCAGTACTGATAACCGATATCTTTTATGAGTTATGA
- a CDS encoding OsmC family protein → MKIITRMLEDEVYEASNGSGHTVRIDMREASLKINQSPVELLLSSLAACGAVDIVLILKKRKKKIIDFVIETTGARKEDAPRRFTDIHCKYIITSPDVNEDELNKVASLSLEKYCSVAATLNSKITYSVEVKRTD, encoded by the coding sequence ATGAAGATTATAACACGCATGCTGGAAGATGAAGTATATGAGGCTTCCAATGGTTCAGGCCATACTGTAAGGATTGATATGCGTGAGGCATCATTGAAAATCAATCAATCGCCTGTTGAACTGCTGCTGTCTTCGCTCGCGGCCTGTGGCGCAGTGGACATTGTGTTGATACTTAAAAAGCGCAAGAAAAAAATTATCGACTTTGTTATTGAAACCACCGGGGCTCGAAAGGAAGATGCTCCGCGCAGGTTTACTGACATCCATTGCAAATACATCATCACCTCGCCCGATGTAAACGAAGATGAACTGAATAAAGTAGCCTCGCTTTCGCTCGAAAAATATTGTTCCGTAGCAGCAACACTCAACAGTAAGATTACTTATTCGGTAGAAGTAAAGCGGACTGATTAA